One segment of Bacteroides caecimuris DNA contains the following:
- a CDS encoding HD domain-containing protein, with amino-acid sequence MPYERKIINDPVFGFINIPKGLLYDIVRHPLLQRLTRIKQVGLSSVVYPGAQHTRFQHSLGAFHLMSEAITQLASKGNFIFDSEAEAVQAAILLHDIGHGPFSHVLEDTIVKGVSHEEISLMLMERMNKEMNGQLSLTIQIFKDEYPKRFLHQLVSGQLDMDRLDYLRRDSFYTGVTEGNIGSARIIKMLDVADDRLVVESKGIYSIENFLTARRLMYWQVYLHKTSVAYEKMLISTLLRAKELASQGVELFASPALRFFLYNDINPTEFYNNPDCLENFIQLDDNDIWTALKVWSTHTDKVLSTLSTGMINRNIFKVEISSEPISEDRKKELTLHISQQLGITLSEANYFVSTPSIEKNMYDPADDSIDIIYKDGTIKNIAEASDMLNISLLSKKVKKYYLCYQRLHR; translated from the coding sequence ATGCCTTACGAAAGAAAGATAATTAACGACCCCGTATTCGGGTTCATCAATATTCCAAAGGGGTTACTGTACGATATAGTACGGCATCCCCTTTTGCAGCGTCTTACCCGCATCAAGCAAGTAGGATTATCATCTGTTGTGTACCCCGGTGCACAACACACCCGCTTCCAACACTCCTTAGGTGCTTTTCACCTGATGAGTGAAGCTATCACCCAACTGGCTTCCAAAGGCAATTTTATCTTTGATAGTGAAGCGGAAGCCGTGCAGGCTGCCATCCTGTTGCATGATATAGGACACGGTCCTTTCTCGCATGTACTGGAAGACACGATTGTAAAAGGAGTCTCACACGAAGAGATTTCTCTTATGCTGATGGAACGGATGAACAAAGAGATGAACGGTCAGCTGAGTCTTACCATCCAAATCTTTAAAGACGAATACCCGAAACGCTTTCTGCATCAACTTGTAAGCGGTCAGTTGGATATGGACCGGCTTGATTATCTTCGCCGCGACAGCTTTTATACAGGCGTAACGGAAGGTAACATCGGCTCCGCCCGAATTATCAAAATGCTTGATGTAGCGGATGACCGACTGGTAGTCGAATCCAAAGGAATCTATTCTATCGAGAATTTCCTCACGGCACGTCGCCTGATGTACTGGCAAGTATACCTGCATAAGACGTCCGTTGCATACGAAAAGATGCTGATTAGTACCCTATTGCGTGCCAAAGAACTGGCTTCACAAGGAGTGGAACTGTTTGCATCACCCGCATTGCGTTTTTTCCTTTACAATGATATCAATCCTACGGAATTCTATAACAATCCCGACTGTCTGGAGAATTTTATCCAGCTGGACGACAATGATATATGGACAGCCTTGAAAGTGTGGAGCACCCACACAGATAAGGTACTTTCCACTTTAAGCACGGGAATGATAAACCGAAATATCTTTAAAGTGGAAATTTCGTCGGAACCTATTAGTGAGGACAGAAAAAAAGAATTAACTTTGCACATCAGCCAGCAACTAGGCATAACCCTTTCCGAAGCGAACTATTTTGTCTCTACCCCCAGCATCGAAAAGAATATGTATGACCCGGCAGATGACAGTATTGATATTATCTACAAAGACGGCACTATTAAAAATATTGCCGAAGCATCGGACATGCTGAACATCTCATTATTGTCCAAAAAGGTAAAGAAATACTATCTCTGCTATCAGAGATTACACAGATAA
- the pyrF gene encoding orotidine-5'-phosphate decarboxylase encodes MDKQQLFENIKRKKSFLCVGLDTDIKKIPEHLLKEEDPIFAFNKAIIDATADLCIAYKPNLAFYESMGVKGWIAFEKTVKYIKDNYPDQFIIADAKRGDIGNTSAMYARTFFEELDIDSVTVAPYMGEDSVTPFLTYEGKWVILLALTSNKGSHDFQLTEDINGERLFEKVLRKSQEWAGDDRMMYVVGATQGRAFEDIRKIVPNHFLLVPGVGAQGGSLEEVCKYGMNSTCGLIVNSSRGIIYVDKTEKFAEAARTAAQEVQAQMAEQLKAIL; translated from the coding sequence ATGGATAAGCAACAATTATTTGAAAACATAAAGCGCAAAAAATCATTCCTTTGTGTAGGACTTGATACTGATATCAAGAAAATCCCGGAACATCTGTTGAAAGAAGAAGATCCGATCTTCGCGTTCAACAAAGCAATCATTGACGCGACAGCAGATTTGTGTATCGCCTACAAACCTAATCTGGCTTTCTATGAAAGCATGGGTGTAAAAGGATGGATCGCATTTGAAAAGACAGTAAAATATATCAAAGATAACTATCCGGATCAATTCATCATCGCTGACGCAAAGCGTGGTGACATCGGAAATACTTCTGCAATGTATGCCCGCACATTCTTTGAAGAACTGGATATCGACTCTGTAACAGTAGCTCCGTACATGGGTGAAGACAGCGTTACTCCATTCCTTACTTACGAAGGTAAATGGGTGATCCTGTTGGCATTGACTTCCAACAAAGGCTCTCATGACTTCCAATTGACAGAAGATATAAACGGCGAACGTCTGTTCGAGAAAGTATTACGCAAATCACAGGAATGGGCCGGCGATGACCGCATGATGTATGTAGTAGGTGCTACTCAAGGACGTGCTTTTGAGGACATCCGCAAGATTGTCCCAAACCATTTCCTTCTCGTACCAGGTGTGGGAGCACAAGGCGGTTCACTCGAAGAAGTTTGCAAATATGGTATGAACAGTACATGCGGATTAATTGTTAATTCGTCACGTGGTATTATCTACGTCGATAAAACAGAGAAATTTGCAGAAGCTGCCCGCACCGCCGCACAAGAAGTGCAGGCTCAAATGGCTGAACAACTCAAAGCAATTCTCTGA
- the prfA gene encoding peptide chain release factor 1, giving the protein MADNSTILEKLDGLVARFEEISTLITDPAVIADQKRYVKLTKEYKELDDLMKARKEYVQLLGNIEEAKNILANESDAEMREMAKEEMDNSQERLPALEEEIKLMLVPADPQDSKNAILEIRGGAGGDEAAIFAGDLFRMYAKFCETKGWKMEVSNANEGTAGGFKEIVCSVTGDNVYGILKYESGVHRVQRVPATETQGRVHTSAASVAVLPEAEEFDVVINEGEIKWDTFRSGGAGGQNVNKVESGVRLRYIWKNPNTGIAEEILIECTETRDQPKNKERALARLRTFIYDKEHQKYIDDIASKRKTMVSTGDRSAKIRTYNYPQGRITDHRINYTIYNLAAFMDGDIQDCIDHLIVAENAERLKESEL; this is encoded by the coding sequence ATGGCAGACAATAGTACCATACTAGAAAAATTAGACGGACTCGTAGCCCGTTTTGAAGAAATATCTACCCTTATCACAGACCCGGCAGTGATTGCCGACCAGAAACGTTATGTCAAGTTGACTAAAGAATATAAGGAATTAGACGACTTGATGAAAGCAAGGAAAGAATATGTCCAATTACTGGGTAATATTGAAGAAGCTAAAAATATCCTTGCCAATGAATCGGATGCTGAAATGCGCGAAATGGCGAAAGAAGAAATGGACAATAGCCAAGAGCGACTCCCGGCGTTGGAAGAAGAAATCAAACTGATGCTTGTTCCTGCCGACCCGCAAGACAGCAAGAACGCTATTCTCGAAATCCGCGGAGGTGCAGGAGGCGACGAAGCAGCTATCTTTGCCGGTGACCTCTTCCGTATGTATGCCAAATTCTGTGAAACCAAAGGTTGGAAAATGGAAGTCTCCAATGCAAACGAAGGAACAGCCGGCGGATTCAAAGAAATTGTTTGTAGTGTGACAGGCGATAATGTATACGGAATTTTAAAATACGAATCGGGAGTACACCGCGTACAGCGTGTTCCTGCTACGGAAACACAAGGACGTGTTCACACTTCAGCCGCATCAGTGGCTGTGCTTCCTGAAGCAGAAGAATTCGATGTAGTCATCAACGAAGGAGAAATCAAATGGGACACTTTCCGAAGTGGCGGTGCCGGCGGACAGAATGTAAACAAGGTAGAATCCGGAGTACGTCTACGCTATATCTGGAAGAACCCGAACACAGGCATTGCTGAAGAAATCCTTATCGAATGTACCGAGACACGCGACCAGCCGAAAAACAAAGAGCGCGCCTTGGCACGTCTCCGTACGTTTATCTACGACAAAGAACATCAGAAATATATCGATGACATTGCCTCTAAACGTAAGACAATGGTATCTACCGGAGACCGTTCGGCAAAAATACGGACTTACAATTATCCTCAGGGACGTATCACCGACCATCGCATCAACTATACAATTTATAATCTGGCAGCCTTCATGGACGGAGATATCCAGGATTGTATCGACCATCTGATCGTAGCGGAAAATGCAGAACGCCTGAAAGAAAGCGAACTTTAG
- a CDS encoding AIR synthase related protein: protein MSNQRYMMRGVSASKEDVHNAIKNIDKGIFPKAFCKIIPDILGGDPEYCNIMHADGAGTKSSLAYMYWKETGDLSVWKGIAQDALIMNIDDLLCVGAVDNILVSSTIGRNKLLVPGEVISAIINGTDELLAELREMGVGVYATGGETADVGDLVRTIIVDSTVTCRMKRSDVIDNANISPDDVIVGLASYGQATYEKEYNGGMGSNGLTSARHDVFSKYLAEKYPESYDAAVPEELVYSGKLKLTDSVEDSPVDAGKLVLSPTRTYAPVVKKLLDALRPEIHGMVHCSGGAQTKVLHFVENVRVVKDNLFPVPPLFKTIQEQSGTDWAEMYKVFNMGHRLEVYLSPEHAEEVIAISESFGIPAQIVGRVEACEQTELIIKSEFGEFRY, encoded by the coding sequence ATGAGTAATCAACGATACATGATGCGTGGAGTAAGCGCATCGAAAGAAGATGTGCACAACGCCATCAAGAACATCGACAAAGGAATCTTCCCGAAAGCATTCTGTAAAATTATTCCCGATATATTGGGAGGTGACCCGGAATATTGCAACATTATGCATGCCGATGGTGCCGGAACCAAATCATCTCTTGCTTATATGTACTGGAAAGAAACGGGTGACTTATCCGTTTGGAAAGGTATTGCACAGGATGCATTGATTATGAATATCGACGACCTGCTTTGTGTAGGTGCCGTAGACAATATCCTTGTTTCATCTACTATTGGACGTAACAAACTGTTGGTTCCGGGAGAAGTAATCTCCGCCATCATCAACGGAACAGACGAATTGCTGGCCGAACTCCGTGAAATGGGTGTAGGCGTATATGCAACCGGTGGTGAAACTGCTGATGTCGGCGATTTGGTACGTACCATCATCGTTGACTCTACCGTAACTTGCCGCATGAAACGTTCAGACGTTATCGACAATGCCAATATCAGTCCGGATGACGTGATCGTTGGTCTGGCTTCTTACGGACAAGCTACTTACGAAAAAGAATACAATGGCGGTATGGGCAGCAACGGTTTGACGAGTGCCCGCCACGACGTATTCAGCAAATATCTTGCTGAAAAATATCCGGAAAGCTATGATGCTGCAGTTCCTGAAGAATTGGTTTATTCCGGTAAGTTAAAACTAACAGACAGCGTGGAAGATTCTCCGGTTGATGCTGGAAAGTTAGTACTCTCTCCTACCCGTACATACGCACCGGTAGTCAAAAAATTACTTGATGCATTGCGCCCGGAAATCCACGGAATGGTACACTGCTCCGGTGGTGCACAAACTAAAGTTCTGCATTTTGTAGAGAACGTACGTGTAGTAAAAGATAATCTTTTCCCTGTTCCTCCTTTATTCAAAACGATCCAAGAACAAAGCGGTACGGACTGGGCAGAGATGTACAAGGTATTCAATATGGGACATCGCCTCGAAGTCTACCTGTCACCAGAACATGCGGAAGAAGTGATAGCTATCTCCGAATCATTCGGTATCCCGGCACAGATTGTAGGACGTGTTGAGGCATGTGAACAAACAGAATTAATCATTAAGAGCGAATTCGGAGAATTTAGATATTAA
- a CDS encoding LemA family protein: MKKSIIIILAVVAILAIWAVSVYNGLVTMEENVSGQWANVETQYQRRADLIPNLVNTVKGYATHEKETLEGVVAARSQATQIKVDAADLTPEKLTQYQKAQGAVTSALGKLLAITENYPDLKANQNFLELQAQLEGTENRINVARKNFNDAAQAYNINIRRFPKNIFAGMFGFDKKAYFEAEEGSEKAPKVEF; this comes from the coding sequence ATGAAGAAGTCAATTATTATCATCTTAGCCGTTGTGGCTATCCTTGCGATATGGGCAGTAAGTGTATATAACGGTCTAGTAACCATGGAGGAGAATGTAAGTGGCCAATGGGCAAATGTAGAAACTCAATACCAACGTCGTGCCGACTTGATTCCTAACTTGGTAAACACAGTGAAAGGATATGCAACGCATGAAAAGGAAACCTTGGAAGGAGTTGTTGCCGCACGTAGCCAGGCTACTCAAATCAAAGTAGACGCTGCCGACCTGACACCGGAAAAGCTGACGCAATATCAAAAAGCACAAGGTGCTGTAACATCAGCATTGGGCAAGTTATTAGCCATCACCGAGAATTATCCGGACCTGAAAGCTAACCAAAACTTCCTGGAACTTCAAGCTCAACTGGAAGGAACGGAAAACCGTATCAATGTAGCACGCAAAAACTTCAATGATGCTGCACAAGCTTATAACATCAATATCCGCCGTTTCCCGAAGAATATCTTTGCAGGAATGTTCGGCTTCGACAAGAAAGCATACTTTGAAGCAGAAGAAGGAAGCGAGAAAGCTCCGAAGGTAGAATTCTAA
- a CDS encoding TPM domain-containing protein, whose product MKSIFTFILATFLLFPLQAQEKVYTVDNLPKVHLQNKMQYVCNPAGILSQAACDSIDSMLYALEQQTGIETVVAVVPSIGEEDCFDFCHQLLNQWGVGKKGKNNGLVILLVTDQRCIQFYTGYGLEGVLPDAICKRIQTRYMLPYLKNGNWDTGMVAGLKATCQRLDGSMENDALSDSNSGGSFDFILAILCFIAIGGGLAFFSARKQSRCPNCGKHQLQRSGSRVVSRIHGVKTEDVTYTCRNCGHTIIRRQQSYDNDYHHRRDGGGGPFIGGFGGGSFGGGSFGGGMGGGGGAGSRF is encoded by the coding sequence ATGAAATCAATATTTACTTTTATATTAGCTACTTTTCTTCTGTTCCCACTACAAGCTCAAGAGAAAGTATATACGGTAGACAACCTTCCGAAAGTTCACCTGCAAAACAAAATGCAATATGTTTGCAACCCAGCCGGAATACTTTCACAGGCTGCTTGTGACAGTATAGACTCCATGCTTTATGCTTTGGAACAACAAACTGGAATTGAAACAGTGGTTGCCGTAGTTCCCTCAATCGGAGAAGAAGATTGTTTCGACTTCTGTCACCAACTTCTTAACCAATGGGGTGTAGGAAAAAAAGGCAAAAACAACGGATTGGTCATTTTATTAGTCACCGATCAACGCTGTATACAGTTCTATACCGGTTATGGTCTGGAAGGAGTACTTCCCGATGCTATCTGCAAAAGGATTCAAACAAGATATATGCTTCCTTACCTGAAAAACGGGAATTGGGACACAGGAATGGTGGCTGGTCTAAAAGCGACTTGCCAGCGACTCGACGGTTCGATGGAAAATGACGCTCTCTCCGATTCTAACAGCGGTGGTTCTTTTGATTTTATTCTTGCCATCCTTTGTTTTATCGCCATTGGCGGAGGTCTTGCTTTCTTTTCGGCACGCAAACAAAGTCGCTGTCCGAATTGTGGTAAACATCAATTGCAAAGAAGCGGAAGCAGAGTCGTATCCCGGATTCATGGAGTGAAGACAGAAGATGTCACCTATACATGTAGAAACTGCGGACATACTATCATACGCCGCCAACAAAGTTATGATAATGACTACCATCACCGGAGAGATGGTGGAGGCGGTCCTTTTATCGGGGGTTTTGGCGGAGGTAGTTTCGGTGGGGGCAGTTTCGGCGGAGGAATGGGCGGAGGCGGTGGTGCCGGCTCTCGCTTCTAA
- a CDS encoding alpha/beta hydrolase, whose translation MRKKVVYSIIIIMLALTGCTIGGSFYMLNFSLTPNGKILSKDADSYPFMYKNYPFLRPWVDSLKQADALKDTFIINPHGIQLHAYYVAAPQPTNKTAVIVHGYTDNAIRMFMIGYLYNRDLGYNILLPDLQHQGESEGPAIQMGWKDRLDVLQWMNIANEIFGDSTQMVVHGISMGGATTMMVSGEEQKPFVKCFVEDCGYTSVWDEFSHELKASFHLPPFPLMYTTSWLCEKKYGWNFKEASSLKQVAKSQLPMLFIHGDKDTYVPTWMVYPLYEAKPEPKELWIVPGAAHAVSYQENKQEYTDRVRTFVGQYIH comes from the coding sequence ATGAGGAAAAAAGTAGTATATAGCATCATTATTATCATGCTGGCATTGACCGGCTGCACCATCGGAGGAAGTTTTTATATGTTAAACTTCTCATTGACTCCGAATGGCAAAATTCTGTCTAAAGATGCGGACTCTTATCCTTTCATGTATAAAAACTACCCTTTTTTGCGTCCATGGGTGGATAGTCTGAAACAAGCGGATGCACTGAAAGACACTTTTATCATAAACCCACACGGTATACAACTACATGCGTATTATGTGGCTGCTCCCCAACCTACCAACAAGACCGCAGTCATTGTACACGGATATACGGATAATGCTATCCGCATGTTTATGATCGGTTATCTGTATAATCGTGATTTAGGATATAATATATTACTCCCCGACCTGCAACATCAGGGAGAAAGTGAAGGCCCAGCCATTCAAATGGGCTGGAAAGACCGTCTAGATGTATTGCAATGGATGAACATCGCCAATGAAATCTTTGGAGACAGCACGCAAATGGTTGTACACGGAATTTCAATGGGAGGTGCCACCACCATGATGGTATCTGGTGAGGAACAAAAGCCATTTGTCAAATGCTTTGTAGAGGATTGCGGCTATACCAGCGTATGGGACGAATTCTCTCACGAACTTAAAGCCAGTTTCCATCTTCCTCCTTTTCCACTTATGTACACCACAAGCTGGCTTTGCGAAAAGAAATATGGATGGAATTTCAAAGAAGCTTCTTCACTGAAACAAGTAGCCAAATCACAACTTCCAATGTTATTTATCCACGGGGACAAGGACACGTATGTGCCTACCTGGATGGTATACCCGCTCTACGAAGCCAAACCGGAGCCCAAGGAGCTGTGGATTGTGCCTGGAGCTGCTCATGCCGTTTCGTACCAAGAGAATAAACAGGAATATACCGACCGAGTTCGTACATTCGTCGGACAATATATTCATTAA
- a CDS encoding shikimate dehydrogenase family protein, with product MEKYGLIGYPLRHSFSIGYFNEKFKSEGINAEYVNFEIPSINNFMEVIEENPNLCGLNVTIPYKEQVIPFLDELDRDTAKIGAVNVIKIIRQPKGKVKLVGYNSDIIGFTQSIQPLLQPHHKKALILGTGGASKAVYHGLKNLGIESIFVSRTHKADGMLTYEELTPEIMAEYTVIVNSTPVGMFPKVDFCPNIPYELLTPNHLLYDLLYNPNVTLFMKKGEAQGAVVKNGLEMLLLQAFAAWEIWHK from the coding sequence ATGGAAAAATATGGTTTAATCGGCTATCCTCTGCGACATTCATTTTCTATCGGGTACTTTAATGAGAAGTTCAAATCCGAAGGAATCAACGCAGAGTATGTGAATTTTGAGATTCCCAGTATCAATAACTTCATGGAAGTGATCGAAGAGAATCCCAACCTATGCGGACTCAATGTCACCATCCCTTACAAAGAACAAGTGATTCCTTTTCTGGATGAGCTTGATCGTGACACTGCAAAGATAGGTGCAGTCAATGTGATTAAAATTATCCGTCAGCCCAAAGGAAAAGTCAAACTGGTGGGGTATAACTCCGATATCATTGGATTCACTCAATCCATCCAACCTTTGTTGCAACCTCATCACAAGAAAGCGCTGATTTTGGGTACCGGCGGAGCTTCCAAAGCAGTCTATCACGGTCTGAAAAATCTAGGTATCGAAAGCATCTTCGTATCGCGCACCCACAAAGCCGATGGTATGCTGACTTATGAAGAACTGACTCCCGAAATTATGGCAGAATACACAGTCATTGTCAATAGTACCCCCGTAGGAATGTTTCCTAAGGTAGATTTCTGCCCTAATATCCCTTATGAACTTCTGACACCAAACCATTTGCTCTACGATTTGTTATATAATCCGAACGTTACGCTGTTCATGAAAAAAGGAGAAGCGCAAGGGGCTGTTGTGAAAAACGGTCTGGAAATGCTCCTGCTTCAGGCATTTGCCGCCTGGGAGATATGGCATAAATAA